The genomic stretch TCGTCGATTCCGCGGGCGACCATCTCATAATGCCATCCGCCCCTCGCAGCGGCGCGAAGCGGGAGCGAGGCGATGTCTTCGGTCAGGGTCTCGCGCCCCAGCTGCGCCAGCTTTCCGACCGCTGCGGCTGCTTCGTGCACCGCCTCCCAACGGGCAGCAAGCGCCTCTATCTCGGGCACGGCGCGCGGGCCCGGATCGGCCGGCGGCAGCATGGTGGCTTCACTCAGGTCGAATTCGTGGGAGATCGCGCTCATTCGGCAAGAATTACGCCCCGCTCCTTGCCAAATGGCTAACGCGGCGCGCCGATCCGCGAGAATGCGATTAGCACTGGCGAGCCCCTGCCCGCTTTGCTAAGCGGCCCGCTCGCCTAAGGGCTTACCGGCCCCGCAAGCACCCGTAGCTCAGCTGGATAGAGCGCTGCCCTCCGAAGGCAGAGGCCACAGGTTCGAATCCTGTCGGGTGCGCCACACATCTCCACATAACCTGTTGGAAGTTAAGAACTTTCTTGGCAATTCTCCGAGTTAGTTCCCACACCCGCTCCCTCGGCAGTTGGTGTCTGCTAGCCCTCGCTGGTCCAAGGCGCGATTCAACTTGGTGGCTCACAATCCGAATCTTGAAGAAAATGTCCTATAATAAAAGAAGCGCGGACAGCCGTTCTCGCAATCGGAGGTGAATATGACAAAGCTGGTGACGATCCGCCAACGATGCGGTGGCCGCCTGACGCCCCTTCCGTCGGAATACGAGGCGAGCCGGGCAGATCGCATCAAGGCTGTGTGCGACAATCTTCAGATCATGCGGGAGGAACTCGGCCAAATTCCGGCTCTCTATCCCCAATCCGAGTCCGAAGTGCCAAGTTGGATTGACGAGCAGGATAGTACTCTAAACCGTCTCTCGAAAGCCATGAACGCGATCGCGAAGTTACCCGAGGGTACCCTACTTCCCTCTCCCTTCGAGTGACACCTCTTACCGAGCTGTTTTGTCCCACGTGACCGTGAGCAGCCCGGTAGCTAGGTCATACGAGGGCGCCAACCTACCCAATCAATCGTTTCCAGCAAGAATAAGCTCGGCAAGCGAGTCCAGCTCACGTTTGGTTGTCTGCCATCCGGGTAATTGGGCATCAAGCAGGTCGAAAAAACGACGGCTGTGGTTGTGTTCAACCATATGACATAGCTCATGCACCATAACGTATTCGATGCAATGACGAGGAGCTCGAACCAACGCAGGGTTGAGGTAGATCACCCCATTGGGCGAGCAACTCCCCCACTGTGTTTTCATGCGCATAAGTTTGAGAGGTGGGCGCCGGTCAAGCCAGCTCACGCGCTCCGTAACCTCCGAAAATCTTGTGTTTAGGTATTCGGCGGCCCGTACGCTGTACCAAGAGTTCAATCTTCGTTTGATGGCGGCGCGATCCGCCACAGGCACGGTTATCTCAAGCTTGCCCCGCAACAATTTGACTTCGGAAGGCTTGGTGCTGCTTTCATAGACCAGGAGCTTGTACCGCCGGCCAAGATAGAAGTGAGTTTCCCCGCTCACATATTCACGAGGCGTCGCCAACTGTCGCGCGGAGATGGCCGCGTTTCGATGCTGAAATATCCACCTGGCACGGCGCTGAGCGGCCGCCCTGATCTCATTCGATTGCTTGTTTGCAGGAGCTTCAATTTCGACATCCCCGTTGGGATAAACGTGGATGCGGATACGTCCCGTGACAGCGGCGGTTTGTCGAACGAGGCACGAGACCTCTTGATCGCCATATCGGACAATCATGTCTTTGCGCCACTTCCGCGAGCAAGGCCAATGCGGGTTATCTCGACTACCTTCTCGGTAACAACCTTTGCCTTGTCCAAGCCGATCAGGCCAAATAGGCGCGGCAACAAAGCTTTTCGGATAGCCGCTTCAATGTTTGCCGGGTTCAGCGAGTTCTCTGCAATGGCACTCTCGACGGATTTTTCCATATCCAGCGCTGCTCGAATGAACTCATCCTGATCATTTCCGTTCGCGATCGCATTGCCAATCTCCAACCGGAAAATCCCGAAATAGGCGCTCGCATGGCGGTGACCTTCGAGGCGTTTGGGCAGGTCATCAATCTTCTTGGCGGCGAGTTTCTCCTCCAAATCCTTGAACAGGATGTATTGCTTGTAAGGGTGGTCGAAAAGCGCAGATGCTTCCGCAATGGCCCGCTTGAGCAGATCGGAAAAGAACAGCTGCGCATAGGGATCGTCGGCCAGTTCCTGCTTGATCGTCTTGCGGACTCTGGAGCGGATGATGTCAGTTTCGTTGCGTGTTTTCTCAGGGGACCAGGTTTGGGCGGCCTGCTGATTTCCAAGCTCGTTGACGATCAGAACGCCGTCCACGTTCTCCACGTCCTCGCCCACGACGTAGCGATCGACCAGTCTCCTGATCTGATCCTCGTAGGCGCTGTAATCGACGGTTTCCTGTGCGTCCTGCTTCACGATCTTGCGCAGGTTAGTGAAGAACTTGAGGTCTCGTTTGTATTCCGCAATCTGTCCTTCGGTGATTGATGTGTCTTCGAAGAACGAACGCGATCCCAGAGCGATCTTCAGACACATGCCGTAGGCTGTCAGGGCCTCGTAGAAATCCTCCCTGAGCTTCTGGTTTAGGTCGATCGGCGTCCCATCCTCACTTTCGCGAGTCTGCGGAACCAGCAGCTGCCGGTACTGCTCGATATCGGCCTTGTTCTTGACCGGCGTGAAGATTGCCCAGAGGTCGGCGTGGAGGCTGGGCAATCGCTTATACTCGGTGCTGACATCGGCATAGAGTTCTTCAATGTCGTCGAGATCGAAGCCGCCCTGCGTCCGTTCGG from Qipengyuania profundimaris encodes the following:
- a CDS encoding M48 family metallopeptidase — protein: MIVRYGDQEVSCLVRQTAAVTGRIRIHVYPNGDVEIEAPANKQSNEIRAAAQRRARWIFQHRNAAISARQLATPREYVSGETHFYLGRRYKLLVYESSTKPSEVKLLRGKLEITVPVADRAAIKRRLNSWYSVRAAEYLNTRFSEVTERVSWLDRRPPLKLMRMKTQWGSCSPNGVIYLNPALVRAPRHCIEYVMVHELCHMVEHNHSRRFFDLLDAQLPGWQTTKRELDSLAELILAGND